CTCGGCGGGCACAAACTGCCCTACACCGGCCTGCCGCTGCGCCTCATCCAGATGGAAGAAAACCATCACAGTGCGCTGGACCGCTTGGTCAAGCACCTCGCCGAACCGCGTAAGGGTGGCGACTGCTTCGCGCCGCTGTTCAAGCGCACGATCAGTCCGGAGACCTATGGACTGGCCTTTGTTGAGGCCGTTGCCCACCTGAACCACCTGCTGTTTCAGGGCCGCGCGACGCGCCAAATGGATGACAACGGTGTCTGGTGGTGGAGTGCTGTCTAGCTTTCGCGGGACAGCGCGCTATCGTCTTGCGCATGAATGATCCCATGACCGATATCGACACCTCTGCCGAAATTGCCGAAAACGCATTTCTGCCGACCCTCTACGAAGTGCACGCGGGCGAGACCAAATCGGTCACGACCGCCGACGTGCCCGCCAATATGGGCCAAGGCGAGGCCAAGAGCCCTGCCCGTTGGGCCTACGAACGCCTCGCGCTCTACATCAAGAAGTTCGAGGAAACGCTGAACGCCGACCAAGAGATCGCGATGGGCTTTGCCGGATCGGACGCTGGCGTCCTACGGATCGAAGGCATGGGCTATTTCGACCCCGACATCCTGACCTTCTACGGCGAGACGTCGGACGGTGCGCGCACGCAGCTTGTCCAGCACGTCAGCCAGCTGAGCATGATGCTCAAAGCCATGCCGAAACAGAGCGAGAAAGAAGAGCCGACACGTATTGGGTTCGAGTTGATGAAATCCATCACAACAAGCAGCTAATGCGGCAATCGTACGGGATGACAGGTTCAATTGAATCGTCTATTGACCGCAAGCGAACAGAATTCAGGGATAGGAATCCGATCATGGCCGAACACGAACATGGCACCATGGACTACAGCGCTCAGGAAAAAACCTACAACGGTTTCATCAAATTCGCGACCCGCACCGGCATCGTGATCATCGTCGCGCTGATCGTGCTGACGCTGGTTAACGGCTGATCTTTTCAGAGG
Above is a window of Marivivens aquimaris DNA encoding:
- a CDS encoding aa3-type cytochrome c oxidase subunit IV; protein product: MAEHEHGTMDYSAQEKTYNGFIKFATRTGIVIIVALIVLTLVNG
- a CDS encoding DUF6173 family protein → MTDIDTSAEIAENAFLPTLYEVHAGETKSVTTADVPANMGQGEAKSPARWAYERLALYIKKFEETLNADQEIAMGFAGSDAGVLRIEGMGYFDPDILTFYGETSDGARTQLVQHVSQLSMMLKAMPKQSEKEEPTRIGFELMKSITTSS